A stretch of DNA from Diospyros lotus cultivar Yz01 chromosome 14, ASM1463336v1, whole genome shotgun sequence:
AGTATAGcaagctgtatatatatatgtaacataggTATTTATATAAACTATAGCACGCAGGGGCTGTTTTGCACTGAGTTCTAATCTATTTAATTGTGTTTTGGGTATACCTTGGATTGGAGGGTGGTTCACTGTGTGTGTGATTGAGGGTTATGATGCAGAAATTGGCTTTTGGGCGTGTTTTCTGGGTGTGCATATCTCCGCGCGTAagtttatacacacacacacacatatatatatatatatatatatgttcaggTGCACAGTCAGTGTTGAATATGTGTGTGAGGAAGATTAAGTGGCCTTTGGCCGTGAGTTgctgtgtgcgtgtgtatgttcactggggaagcttaagataattaatgGGTGTGTTCATTAGGTGTGTTCATGAGGGGAGAAATTGaagtgatatatttatatatatgtatatataatgttgAAAGATGAAATTGGAGGCAGCAGCACGTCCATGTGCTCTTGGAAGtgcttaaatatatttatatatatatatgtatatatttatgtaaatgttgcttaaagattataagtataatttgaCTTATCTAAATaagtaataatagtaataggaatgatttaatttaaaataaatatgagatttattgagattttatttacggtgtgcctacgtgagattttagacggttagatttaattaatgcgagctacgggttttattaatcgctattaaacgttttacttcgcagcaggagtgcaaggaagagaagaaacggccgtgtaaaggtaAGTTCCTAACTCTCTcttcgtgttcttcaattctcGTGAAAGACCctgtgatttcctgtattttatcacctcccttactttaattcggctcctaaccatatttgttaaattattattcatctgttttaatttaaattaaatccgagacttctagtattttatttgttgtgagcctatgggggtttgtaccgcccccactccttttgagaatgatgccggacccaacttgggaactaggttcctagacggacgagtttatgtatgattttatcgggcttatttacagtttttctcggatttatttatggttcggttagagctatcgagcagtagggcacgggtcggttgttggtgacgctggggtagactattgtatggccctgatgtggaccgtcgagaggacacccctagtcactggccgttgaccggtgccgggcactactgactagctctgccggtatgtgatttactgcatgattaaaTATcgtgtattactgttcatgatttgatatgcacatgggtacgggatgcatgtagggatattcatttattgagtatgcttggacacggacattctagcttggttaggttgcatccaacgcgacatatgcatggcgtgtggtttactatgtgggcggagcatggcctgatgcctggatgtatgggcgccttgtatcacgtcgatgctcactacgccattgcatttctatgtgcattgcatggatactagtagtatttagttctcggacaggagtaccgttccgagggagcctatggctcggttgtcgggagtaccgacggatacgggtgacgggagtaccgacccgggattgcgcgcacaggtttgtggagatatttgttgcctttcagggcagcgacaggttggtatgggacttgggtgccaagtgtcttatgtgggccccaaggaccggtatgtgcttttattttattatgctattgagctgttgtgttgtagcgtctcatggcttatGTGTatctgggggtttattctgaggtgagatttctggttttgtgtagccttcagccttttctttcttatgcttgctgagtctctcgactcaccttactttccatcattccaggtagtggcggcgtgggccatggcaagagagtcagctttaacggtagagtcggtgtggtgtacaggcagtctcgtcaatccctatccactctgatgtctaaatagaatttactctattatttcgtactgtgccaggtgttttcttgaatcttgtgtatgtcggcacaggagtttgtatttgtttatttgtcttgtgaccgctgtgttagcggggtacctacagtgcatgcatgtcttgagctttgcttccgctgttcttattttcgtgtatgcatgccggggtggtctttgtctgtgTGTTTAATACTTTTCTCCTCCAATaggtgctcccgttcggataaaccgggtggttgggaatatccgggcgggggtgcttacagttaATCCTcactcaataaatttttaaaatttttttacatCTTCATAACACGGACCAcctctaattaaaaaaatgttttcatcaaaATGACTTTCACAACAAAAATCTTGTAGAAACATCAAACATGCACCTACTGCTGTTTTTCCGGGCAAGTGCATGCACCCACACCTACTTCTAAGGCGTTATGGGTTAACTATTGGCCTAATTTTGTGAGCCCACTCAGCGCATTTCCTATGCAACTATTACGTTGCTTTTCCACGAAGAAAGTAGGGACGGTTCTCTTTCCccttttaagtcatttttaattttttaaaatatattatcaaaaataaaaaataattataatggaaactcaaaataataaatataattttaaatattttcaaccaaaacatactaaaaaattcaaaacaccaAAAGcaaaccctctctctctctctctctatgcaCTCACCACCCATTCCATgatctcttcttcctctctattTTTCAGGCGACTAGCCATTGCTGCCACCATTGATGGCCAATGCCTTTGGTCATCACACTTATATCACCATCGTCGCCCAATAACCACCGTTAAGGCCCAACCACTATGTCTTTCGCCACTACACTCAACCACTGTGAAGTGTCACAACCACTGCATCTCCATCTCCTTTGCGATTTTTGGCCATTGACTCTTCATTTTCTTCGTCATTTCTGTCCATATTGATTCTCTCTGTTCATTCCAGCCACTGTCGTCACTTATCGTCTCCCCTGCCAATGCCACTTGCACCCACCCCACCAGCCATAGAATCTCGCATTGCCTTTCACACTGtcgtctctctttctctctctctccacttcGTCTATCCAAAAATTGGGTTTAGtcaaaagtttaaatttagatctataaatattCGACCGTTAAATCTTGCTGACTTTTAGGTACTAATTAGTCGATGGAGATAAGAGTGTTGAGTAGTTGTCTCTAATCGCCGAAAATCACCAGCCATTGTGGCCGATGGTGTCTAAGAGtgaattttttagttttagttgaaaattaaaaattaaatctataaAAATTTAGCTGTTAAATTTGTCTCGTTTTTGTTTATGTTAATCCACTTGGCTTAGCATTTTtaatggtaggctctgatcgtAGGAATCTCCAATCAACGGCGACTGCTGGTGGCGACGGATGTGACTGGTTTaggaataaaatatcataaaataatttttttttaaattctaaattaaatctattttttatttttttattttgaaaaataattttttaaaatgacaaagtaaatgtgttttcaaaaaactcaaaacatacactaaacacacataaaaataaaaataaattaaaaattaaaacacgaaGAAGACGCACCTAAATTTCCATAATCAATcttagaaaatgaataaaattatttctttgttcAATTcctttataaaaaaagaaaaactttgaAGATAATGATCTGCCCATAGAGTTTTAAGTCATCTTAGACGAATtggttgttttattttttattttatttttttgtgtgtgtttttataattatttataacattagtTATAGTTGTTGgacattttgtttttgattggAAAACTTAgggtaaaaaaatttaatcacataCAAGCAAGTGTAAGAGATTTAAATAGCAATGATTCAACTTATGTTGTCTGACTAAAGTGATTCGGTAGtactatttgtatttttttagtatttttatatttttgcaatattttttattaaaataaattcaatattgtGGGACATGTATGTGTACCATTGCCTTGGGCTGTATTGTGTACGGTAAGCTTGATTTTTAAAACACTGAAAACAATAACATCTTTATAATTGTGAAGTCCCGAAAGCATGAAAGTTATCACAAACATTgactacaaaatttaaataaatatgcattgccattgccattgcGATTGCGAATAATAACTACGTACGACTTCtgatagataaaaatgaagaaaaatacaacactAATTAATGCTATACATGTAGGCATACTAAAGTAAAGTAGAAGAATTATTAATAAGGTTACTGAGAGAAGGAAGGGGTAGGGAAtttatttaagtttagtttagtaataataataattaagggCATTTGGGGCCGCCACGCTTGGTCTTCCAGTTATTGTAGCAGGGGCAGAGCTGCTTGTTACCGTAGGTTCCCGGGGGCACGCACAGGCATTTGGCGCAACACTTTTGGCAGAAGAACATGCACGGCTTCTTGTACGCCGTCTTCGAGCATCTCCCCGTGCAACGACCACCACACTCTATCAAATTACACCGCACCAAATCAAAACTATATTGCAGCCAGCATGCATGACAAATCAAACCTCGTAGGGCACTACTGCCCGCGTGTCCCATTTTTAGGACTCCACCTAATTATACTGTAATGGACTACTActtacctttttttattttttacaatttaaaaaaaaaaacaaaacacttttagatatatatagatacataaATTTCGAGCTTCATCCGGTATATTGTAGCTTGtgaactattattattattattattattattattattaccttGAGGATGAAGGCTGCCTGGAGTGGCACCATACTGGGAGAATCCAAGCCCACCAGAACAGAAAAAGGAAGAGTAAGTGTTAGCGCATTTTGGAAGATAAAACAGatggaaattaaattaattatatgattatGTTGTCACCATAGGGAAGTTCCCCGTAGGTTGAGGCTGCGGAGTGGGAGACTCGGTGATGACAGCCTGAAACCATGAAAGTAGACCCCAAATGCTCAGAATTGATTACATCATATTTCATTCCCAAGCACACACAGCCATCAAATTAAGCTTGAAAAACAAGTTagttcacacacacatatatatactagtatattttgtttggagaaattaagaaaagtgATGGAACAGAGCAGCTAGCGGCAGCTTACATTGTTCTCTTCTACAAGAAGCAGCTGCAGCAGCATAATGATAAGAGGAAGAATCACAAGGCTCGGCTTCTTCCCTGCAGCCATTGCTTAATTGCTTCAAATTAGATCTCCAAATTGCCACTGCAGCCTGCAGCTCACCCACCCACTGAGACAGAGAGATCAAGTATATGTGATTGTGGGTGAGATATGAGCAAGCTAGCAGGCTTGATTacgtccatatatatatatatatatatataggcaattGCATATAATTCTCTACCCGTGTTTCGATAAGTCATTTGGccttattattttatcattttgatatgttattgctTGAAACATTTGCATTTGAGATCAAATCCACTTTTcaagagataaaaatatttgaaagaaccTCTACGATATAGTTTCAAATGGCataaataactttaaaatataagtaTTTCAAATAACTCATGATATTACTTTAAATTCACCCATCCAAACATAGCTTAAAATGCATTCGTGCTCTAACCCACAAAATCATGTATTTTAGATAactacataaatatacatacatatatatatatatactcgttTTCAAAGCAGTGTGAATTCTATTAATAAAAACTTGTCCTTTCTTATGAGACAGagacaaaaatgaaatacaaaaaaaaactttattgcTTGCCAAATATTGAAGGGCAAAGTTGTGATTTTGACATGAAAAATTCAGGGATGTTGTACGTTCACGAAGGTCTAGCTGGCTCGCCGGTGCATGTGAAAGTAGAAGATGAAAATGACAAAGAGGGCCCCCCCTCACATGTGCGCTCTCACATGGCCTTAACACTCAAAATGATTTGTGATTttactaaaaatgaattttaataaaaatgttacttcaacacataaatttattataacatttttatattaataatatttttaaaaaaaaaaatcaagacacCTTATCAACCTTTAAATATTGAAGAATGAgtcacaaaaatataacacCAACAATAGAACCAGAGTTAAACTGGAGGAGGGAGTGAATTGGAACACCATGCATCCCTCTTGAAGAGCGTGAGAGAACTAGCTAGGTGGTGACAGTTTTGGTCATTATTTTCTGTGcaactatatattattatatatagatagagaTATATGAGAACTCCCGTGACCAATATTTTTAAGCGACATGTGGGGTGGCTGCAGGCTGGAGGCTGGTTCCGTCTGTTGCTATCTTCTTCTGTCTGTAGCAAAAGGAAAGAGCCACGGTGGCATGGCCCATGGACCCTCCGGGGGTGGGGGGACGGGCAGACCTCGGGAAGGACCGCCGGGCTTTTGGTTGGTATTTCAGTTAGGGGACGTATTAGTTCGTTTGGTACAGGGGGTTATCGTGCTCGTGACTACTGCCAGCACCCAAGTGTCTTCACAAGAATGACACGTGGTTCATTGTTTAACAAACTTACTCTTTATACTACTATATATATTCGTAATTTCATAGATGGTTGGTGGTCCTTGCATATACACTCCTCACTTGTTTAGGCGCGTGGAGAccaatttgaaatttttagatgaaaaaatttatccaagttttctaaaaaaatattaaattttttataaaaaataaataatacatatttttacataaaaatattttgtcaagatATTTTTAAGAGTATTAAGAAATAAcgaagataaatttatcttacaataatataatttttatgagtGACTCGTAAAATGTAACATctaggtattttaaaaaataattataattaatttttttatttgagataatttattaaaaatttgtagCATTGTGGAATTTAAAGGAGGACACTAAATTTTGAATAGGTagtaattgaatttttttggaattttcaggATCTAAATATAAAGTTAGAATTTGAGAATTtctttagtataaaattaattattacaaaaattataattaaaagggTCTTGTATCCCAGTGGTTAGTTATATACAAGAGAGTTGATAGGTTTAGGATTCAATCCTTTGAGGGAGTAAAGCTGGATTTTGTTTTAAACAAGGCTGTCActtaatatgttattatattttttatctacaAACACATCTTCTTAAAGATTGTCACGcaatatattcttttattcctCTATTATAGACAATCTCCTTAATTCATGACATGTTGTTGCTCCACTTTCGCAAAATTTTCACCTTAAATCAAGTGTAGAAAAGTAAGacaagttaataaattaaaggCAAGGTCAAGATTTCAAGAGGAAGACGTAGGACATgagataattttaattatggttGAAAAGTGTGTAAAACTGGTTATAAAATGGTGAAGAGCAAGCGGAGGAGAAATTAGAAAAGAGAAGACGAGCGTGAAtttaagaagaaattaaaagaaagaaaatagttaaagTTGAGAAACAAAAGTAAGTGAGATGTATCTAGTATTATATAAATTTGGGTTTAgtagtatttatttaaatagctctttttatttattgtgtttaattttcTTAGAGAAATTTTGAATAGTGATGTTGGTGATTCTAACGgggaatttgttaaaaaatgtcATAGACATTATTGTGGTAAGAGTTAATATGTTATTTGTGCAAATTATATTACCATGACTTGCATATAATAATAAGGAAGTGTCTAGAGATAAGGTTATGAATTTTGAGGACATAATAGAGCTCGTGTTAAGATCTATAGAAATTCATATAGGCCATCAAGAGTCTTAAATGGATAAGGTGGACAGGTCTGCATGCATGTTTCACTTTatacttttttatatttgtCATGAGTTATAATTTGTTATGCATGtttcactttatattttttatatttgtcatGAGTTATAATTTGTTATGCATGTTTCACTTTatacttttttatatttgtcatgagttataatttgttatttttacatataaaatttattggGTCTTAAGACTCATCTCTTATCGCTAACTACATAAATGACTCAAACCCTAGTAAAGGAAAAATGGTGGTAGTGAATAGTTCTCAGGTGAATGTGGTTGACCAACCATAAAAAGACTTTTGTTGTACTACAAGTTTATAcaagtattttattttactaattttgtattaaatatgTGTGTGACAAATAAGAATTTAAGGTTAGAAATGAGACTTAGagtaattttatgaaaattaatttttattgggcTTCTATCTCTAAGTCCTTGTAAATGTTTAACCCAATCAAGAATTGAGAGCCTTTCGCTacctatttttcctttgaaacttGAGTTCTTGGTGGGTGAAGGCGGCAAAATCTAGTTCCCACTCAAGGCTTCTTAATTTGTTAGAGCATAAGCGACCTTCAAATTTGGCTAGTGATCGAGATTGTAACCATGGATTACGGTGGCACCTCAGATATGGGACGGGAGCAccacaaaaaaatatcaaagatttaagaaaaaacaaataatggaaacaagaaaaacaagagCCTatgataattgttattatttttcattgaaaGTTTGTAAttgatagattttttttaagactgtaattgagagatttataattaaaaataaatttatagtctTAAAATGTATGAAATATTTAAgaagaaatgataaaaaaagataagagaaaatagagaagataAAACATTGTAAATTGGTTGTGTTtcaaattaattgttaaattgGGTGTccatatatttgtttaaaatttggattaaaagttaaaaaaaattttgtgcttaaattattcttaataaaatatttattattaaaaaaataaaaaatatataaattacaaaattttaagggCTTTGTAAATGCGGGCCTTAAACAGCCCCTTGGATGGCTCTATGTTCGAGAGGGTGAAACCGATTGCAGAGCCCAGGGATGGTTAAACTAGTAATCCAGTGAGgaagaggggagagagagagagagggatggcTTGAAACAACCCTATGGCCTGGCTAGAATGGGCTGGGCTAGTGTGCTGTGTCGGTCCaactttacttttctttttttaaaaaaaaattggacctGTACCGGTCACAAGTTAATGTTGCATTACATTGCTCGTCTGTGCCTGTGATGTGATCCTACTACGCCCCCGTAGCTCATTGCATTTTTGTTAGCTATATGCATGGTTATAGAGCATATAGCAAAGACGATttagaggtttttttttttaatataaaaataattataatcatTGAACAAAGCATATTGCAAAGCGATTTAGAGGTTTGTTAACTATGATTTTAGTTACAAAAATATGAGAGTTCATGACGAATGTGTGTTGACTATGaagaattaaacaaaattacaataaaGGATAAGTTTCAAATTCTAATTATCAATTGATGAGTTATTGGATGAATTAAATGCGGCTAAATACTTTTTGAAATTAgactttcaatttatttatcCATTCACAAGATGACAACTTTTTGTGGTTGAATACTTTTAACTCATCGATCGATGAGTTACTGGATGAATTAAATGttgttgaatattttttgaaattagacTTTCAATTCGTTTATCATCAAATAAAGGTTCATCCACAAGATGACAAGAAGATGGCTTTCCGTACTTATCAAAGGCATTATAACTATAAATTTTTGGTAATGCAATTTAGCCTTACCAACATTTCAATCTCCCGTGAATGAGATATTCAAAAggtatttaagaaattttgttcttgtattttttttatcatatcctTATTTATAGTAAAAATTAGATGGATCATGTGAAGCATTTggaatttgtttttttgtctattttacaaactcataaatttttttttttttatttgaagtgTCTGAGTTTTGCCCGACTAATCCTCAAGGACGAGTGATCTTCCCATGATGCACTCTCGAGTAAATATAGATATGAACACAATCTATACACATTCAGatttaaacattaaacgtaattCATGTCaaatttatcttctaattttaatattatctttcaattaaatattatcttttaacaataattatattttttaaatactcaCACAATAATTATGTTTTTGGCTGCAAAGGTGAATTCCCTCACCTTAAGGACTCTACATATTATTTCACGCACGTGAGAGAGGTAAATCACGGTACACAGCGATTCCTTAGAC
This window harbors:
- the LOC127790557 gene encoding protein GAST1, whose translation is MAAGKKPSLVILPLIIMLLQLLLVEENNAVITESPTPQPQPTGNFPMYGATPGSLHPQECGGRCTGRCSKTAYKKPCMFFCQKCCAKCLCVPPGTYGNKQLCPCYNNWKTKRGGPKCP